CTCTGCTGTCTTGGTAAATATACACATACTCTGATTGTGGTTCGTTTTCTATATTCTTCTTGCATGGAACTGGTACATGAGAAGTTGCTGGTAGATAGCGACTGGCTTCTTTGAGAATCTTTGGATATGAACGATAATTAGTGCTCATTGTCATTTTCTTAGGACTTAAAGTCTTATAAAGCTGTTCATAATAATAATTTGGATCCATAGACTCTTCTTTCTCAAATCCATATATACTTTGATCTTTATCTCCAATTGTAAAGAACGTGAGGTCATTATAGATTTCTTTCAACCCAAACATTGCATTAAGTCTTGTTTGAGTAATATCTTGGAACTCGTCAATAAATACATATTGAAGATCTGGCATTGCTGCTCGAACGTCATTTGGCTTGTTTTTTATCGTTCTAAGTAGTATTCTTTCCCACTCATTCATTTCATGTCCGGAGAGCGCAGTATCTCCGCACACTCTTTTTGCAAGACTGTGGAAAGTGTATACATGTAATTGACTTGCAGAACGACTCAATCCAAGTGACGCGAATAGTTTAGCCAAACGACTTTTTAGCTCAACAACTACAGCCCTGTTATAAGCCAACACTAAGATGCTCTTAGGGTTTACATGTTGATGGTATATTAGTTTTGCACATTTTAATGTCAGGACATGTGTTTTTCCTGATCCAGGGCCTGCTTCTACGTTAACATTTTCATTTGAGTTCTCATTGTAGATGGCCCATTGTTCCGGATTGTCTTGTAATTGTTTTTCCGCTTTTTTTATTGCCGTGGCACGAAGAGCATCCCAGATAGGATCAGATTCTTCATAGTAGTTACTTAATAATGTTTTAAAGTCTTCGGAGTTTTTTAATGAAAAATATGATCCGATCAATTCCTGGAATTCCTGTTTTGAGTGAATCTTCGTTGTAAGAACGTCCATAACGCATAAACGAAGATTTCTGATTTCTATAGCTTCATCAAATGCGACTTTGTCTTGATAATCTTTAGAATCTGGCTCAACGTTCTCTAAAATCACTTCTTCAGAATTGTCAGTTGTATATATCTCAATGCCAGTAGGAAGCAATGCATCCGTGGAGATGTATGCCATTCCATTTAGATATCGTAAAAGGCTCTCGAAATATACGAATCCTTTATTTTCAAATCCCAACTCAACAATAGCATCAGACCAGCGGATTATAGTGCTTTGGCATTTATTGATATATTCCAAGGTTTTCAAACAGTCTGCCTGAAAATCATTTAAAAATTCTTTCCATGTGTCTTTCTCTACTATTACAGATTGAAGAACACATTTTTTCTTTGTATCTATGTATGATTGTACTTTAACATCAGGAATAATCTCCAATAATGATATGACTTGTCTCAGGCGTTTCTTGTATAAATCGTCATGGTATGAATGGGCAATAGATAAGCCTTTATTATTTTGTTTATCATTCTCATTATACCAAGTCATGTATTTTTCTGTAGACTGATTGCCGTCTTCATCGGTCTTAGTGACCTTCTTTACAATTTCTTCTAGGGTATCTGAATCCTTAATGAATTGACGAATATCGGAAAGAGTATAATTCTTTTCGAGTTTTAATCCATTATTCAGCAACAGTGATCTTGTGGCATTCAAAATTATATGAAATGCAACTTCATGTGAATTCCAGTCCATCATGTAGGAAACTTCACTCAGTCTAGTGAACGCAATGTGGCATCGAGTTTCTTGTTCTATTCGAATAATTTTATGTTTCTCGCACCAAATCAAACTGTCTAGCAGTTTGGCTGAAGGCATTGACAGTTTTGCAGCAAGTTTCTGAATGGAGACCTGAATATTTGAATTTTGTTGTTCTGTTTGAATGAATCTCAACTCAGCTAAAATAGCTGTAGCATAAGTGGCGCTACGGGATGTAGAAAGCCTTTTGATTCTTTCTTCTAACGTCTCTTCATTTGAATCTGCTGAATTATTATCAAGAATTGTAATATTAATATGTGCAGGACTCAAATATCCCATCTTGATTCTTCCCATTCGCTCAAGCCAATACTGGCCAATTTTGAAGTCTGTAAAGTCATAATCGAACTGGCCATTTGCCCATAACGTATTTGGAACTACTACAGGATATTCTTTAGTTTTATCAATTGACTGTATTTTTGTAATGTACGAATTAATAGCTACTCTAATCTCCTCAAGATTCTTCCAACTTAAGGTGCTTTGGAGAAGCTGCTCTTTAGCTTTCTTAATATCATCCTTTGAGAACAGACACAAGGTCGGTATAGGATTTGATTCACTAAATCCTGCATCTATATACATTTTTTTATTTCGTCCAGCTCTACCAACTTCCTGAAGATAATCTTCCATTACACTTGGCGGCATCAAATGGACAATATAGTGAATGTTAGGTATATCCATCCCCATACCAAATGCCTTTGTTGCACAAAGTATATATAATGGATCATTGTTATCTTTAAATCTTTTATATGTTTCTTCTCTATCATCGCCATCCATGCCAGCATGGAAATAGCCTATTGCTTGTGTTGACAATTCTTTACTTAAGATTTCTGCCTTGTACAATTCATCCGCTAGAAGCAAAGACATTTCTTCACATTGATTTCTAGTTTTACAGAAAACAAGCATTCGGCTATCTTGAGCTTTGATGTTATTTTTTATGATATAGTCAACGATTTCTTTCAAACGATGAGGTATATCATGAAACACCAATTTAAAGTCCATTTTGATGTGGCTCCTGATAGGATTGTAAATCTTCTTATCATTTTCTTGTCCCAATCGCTTTACAGGAATTACATCATTTATTTGATCGTATATCATGTCGGTTACTGTCGCTGAAAACATTGATATACACATGTCATCGCCATAAGTATCCTTGAACTTCTTACATATTTTTATAACATTTAAATATTCTGGACGGAACTCCATTCCCCATTGTGAAATACAATGCGCTTCATCAAATATCATATACTCAAGTCCATGATCATTTGCCATTCTTGAGGATAAAGCATTTAAGAATGCTCTTGAACGGAAACGCTCAGGAGTTACATAAAGAATCGCTATTTCACCACCATTAATTTTTCTATATATGTTCTTTACTTCTTGGTATGATCTGTCTCCATTTAAGTAATCTACATTGGATATAAAGCCTTTTTCTCCTAGTTCTTTTACCTGATCTTGCATCAATGCCTTCAATGGAGTTACTACAATAGACAGTTTATTTGTATATGCTGAATTATAAAGCGCAGGTCCTTGGAATAAAACGGATTTTCCACCACCTGTAGGTAGTGAGACAAGATAGTTTCCTTGTCTTTTAAGGATATGAGGGATAATCTCCGCTTGAATAGGGCTCCATTTCTTTTCAGGATCATGTTCTGGATTTACTAATATCGAAAAAATAAGGTCTTTAGCCTTTTCAATATCTGAATCATTTTCATAAATGGATGAGCTATCCGTAAAGAAAGTCTTGCAAATATTTAGTGAATCATTAAAATCTTCCTCTTTATTCCATAATTGTTTTACCCTATAAGAAGATACACCCCATACTGCTGAAAGAAAGTGATATTCCTCTAGGAAAGAGTCAAGTACATACATTGTTGATTCAATGCTGTTAGCTTTTATAAAATGATAATAATATTCATATACAGGCCATATAGACAGCAAAATAGACTGGTAAGTATCTTTTGCCGAACCTATTGCAACAGATGTTCCTTTTTCTTTTATACCATCATACAAGAATGATTTGTTAAACTCATTTGTAAGACCATTCCACATCATCATATGTTTCTCAACGGCCAGGTTATCCCACACATAACAATATGGTGTGTCTCTTCGCCAATCAACGATATCAAAGAAATGATTTTTGCTTGTTACAAGCATACCATTTTCATGATGGTCTATCAACTCAAGTTTTCTGACCAAAGAACCATTGTCAGGAATATAGAAACCTAATGTTCTTGCATAAGACACGACATCTTCTATTTCCAGAGAATCTTCTAATAATAGAATTATAGGGCGATGATCTTTATAGAAATGAATGTCTTTAAGTAAAGCCATTTGATAGGCCCAGTAGGTGGCTCTATACCTTGATGTTGCACTGACGCGCTTTTGTAAAGCATCAAATCCTTTGCCATGTCCACTATATACTAAATGTATTGAGTTGTTATTTCCGCTGTCTGTTATCCATGGAATTATTTCTATTGTCACCCCCTCAGAGCCATTGTTCAGTGACTCTAAAATAGAGAAGAAATCATAATTGTAGCTAACGACATACTTGCCTTCTCTAGTTCTCTCAATCCATACGTTAGCAGCTTCCGAAGGTACATCATTAAAAATATTTAGTTTTCGTTCTTCCTTATTTACAGCAATGTAACTGGATGCCCCTAATCGCATAGGGATACTGCTATCATTTAGCCAAAAAACAGAAGGAGAATAATGAGTTGGCAATGAATATTGGTTTACTCGATTTTCAATTTCACAACCAACAAACCAAATATGTTCGTAATTTTTTAGGTTACTATTTTCCCTTAGAAACTCCATGTCTGCACAATCTACATTTCCGGAGCTTTCAATAACGTACTCTTCAAGTAGATTATCAGATAAATAATTGAGCCTAAGATATTGAGCAAGATTTGCTACAACTGGAGTTTTTGACATGGTAACAAATCTATTTAAAAGTGCATTAAGGAAAGTATCGTCAAGAGGTTTCTCATGAAGCATTTTTTTACTAATAGACATGTAATCAATGTCTTCCTGCTTCTGGACAAATTTCATATCCACATATTCAGCAATTCTTGACCATAGACGTTTAGGAGCAATAATTAACCTCTTTGAATCAATATCGTTAATTGCCTTTATACGAGATACAACTTGTTCATCTGTATCAGTAAGAACCTGATAAAAGTTGTCTTCTTTAGAATCCTTGCTAAAGAAATCAGAAAATTCTGGTTGTCTCAAAACATCTAAGATCTCATTAATTTTGGCAGGAAGTAAGTCTTTAAGTTCGCCACACAAAGACACATTCTTTGAGAGTCTATAAAGCTGATTCCAGAATAATCGATCTACCAGTTCTGTATCTTCTTGAGCTGTATGTCCTGTGTGAAGTGCATATGAGTATCTGCAAGGATTTAATAGAATCTCTATTTCTAAAGTGTCCCAAACAAATGCATTTGACTCAAAGCCTTTCTTGCTTAATATACAGCCCAAATCCCACGCTTTGATTCTGTGACCAACAATAATCTCAGTTCCTTTTAATGCACGTAGAAGTGTATTTAGCTGCTCTTCTCCTTGGTACATCTTTGTGCTTTCATCTTTTCTAAAAGCAAATTCCTTAATAGTATCCCCATCTGATTCTAAATCGAAAGCCACATATGGAATTTGTGATTTTAATTTCTTCCATTGTTCACCAATAAACAGATCAAAGAGTTTTGTTGAAGCAAAATACCGAACAACTATGTCTTTTGCATAAGTCTCAGGACATAACTGCAGAATCTTATACTGGTCATCTTCAGATAACTCAATTATAGAATCTCTAAATTTTTCACTATTTATAGATGTAAGGGTTTCAGCAATAGCTTCTTTATCTTCATCATCAATAAAAGATTTCTGACAACTTAGGAGAAATTGACTTACAAATGAAGGCTCTTGCTCATTTATCCAAAGAGGTATAGAATCAAAATCTTCTATTTCATTTAGATTATCTGGATTAGCAGTTAATGCAAATAGTTCAACATACAATTCATCCTTCACTGAGGCAGTGATGGAAATAATATCTGCAGGTTGGTTGTTATTATTAATGCACAAATTGAAAAACGAACGTACCTCTGGCTCTTTGTCTGCTATCAGAGTATTCAGATGTTCTCCTATTTGTGGGTATATATGTCGTACATCTATTCCGTTTAGTATATAATTGTTAATGATGTCGAAATCATTTTGTATAAATCTTCCAGCCAACAGTTTTAGGACTTCTAAATGATGTTGTGGATTATCTAATAACTTAGTAACCAGTTTTTTTGACGTCTCATAGTCAAGCTCATCTATTAAATTTGCTTGTTCTATGAACGCTTTGTCTTTATCTGAAAAATAATAAATCAAGAAAGAAAATGCTTCAGATTCAGATTTTTCCTTGAGAAATTTGTATGCTTCGTTCCAGGGCTTACCTGCGTCATTGTAGATAGAATTATTTTGCGTAATAAGAGAAATTACATAAAGCAGATTCATCGAAAGGCTTGTCGGATTTGCCAATAAAGCATTTAATATGGAAGTATGTGCCGAAATCCAAAGTCTAACTTCTGTTAAGTGCTCTTCTGATGATTTTTCAAGGGATTCAATGGTCTCTGTAAGACATGAAGAAAAATCGAAATCATCAGGTAGTGCCTGTAAGATACTTATATCTTTTTGGGTGAAAATACTATTTTCTACGGTAGCTGTTATTGATTTTATAGCATTACAATAAGTACCATTATCTGATGTGTATGACTTTAACTCTGGCAACAATGCAATTAGTTGTTTAAGCAAATTGCTATCCTGCAGAAATTCTTCAATTATTTGAGAACATTCCACATTGCTATAATTCGATAGATACTCTGCGAAAGTTTCTATTACTATTTCTTTTCCTTCAGGCTTTCTTAGAATCTTGCCTACGACATGGCAGATTACGTCATGATCATGATACGATCCTTTTGAATCTTGCCCTTCTATTTTAGCGAAAATTCCTCTATAAGGAAGAGCTAATAAAAGTCCATTTTTGTCATATGTCAACCAATCACCATTTATAGCTTCACGTCTTCCCCTAAATGTTGATGGATTCATTATAATCCATACATCTTCCTCAGGATAAACCTCTGATTTCCAATTTCTCTCATTGAGATTGAAAGTGTATAATTTGCCGGAAGTATCTTCGTTATTTATGCCAAGAGCGTTAGTGAGAACTTTTCCGAAATTATTAACACGACTATCATAGAATTGAACTATGGCAATATTCTTGTCAAGTTTAAGCTGTTCTTTTTCCTTTGGTTGTTTTGAGCCATGGTCAGCTTTTGGCATAAGTTGACTTGTGATGTCAATTTCAACTAAATGCTTACTGATATCTATACTTATAATGTTACCAGAAATCGTTTTTCCAATTGGATAAGTATATCCGTTCGGAATAGAAGCTTCAACAATGGCACCATTCTGAATTTCGATATATGCACGGCTTTTAGATATCTTTTTAACAATACCTTGAATTTCATTTCCTGTTGCGAACTGATCAATTTGTGATAGTAAAGGGTCATCCAGTAATTGTTTTCTTCCAACTCTCAGTTTTTTCTTTTCTTCTTCATAACCAATAATGGTGACCTCTATTTCCATCCCCTCATACAAAAAGTTATTTATGTCGTCGATATACCCCCATGTGACATCCTTAGTGTATAAGAAAGCAGAAAGTTTTTCAACGGTTACATATGCGCCATGTGGCATAACTCGTTGAACCTTTCCTGTAAATCGCTCGTTTTGATGTGTATTGCCAAATTCTCTTAACTGTGCAATCGTTTCTTCGGAAAGAAGATTTTTGGGGTTCTGTTCTTTCTTTGTCCTATGCTTAGGTCTAGTACTTTGGTTTAATGAACTTAAATCTATTTTACCAAGAACCCTAGGCTCCTTATTAATTTGATTTTCTTTCTTTAACGTGAATATCTTCGGTGCAGATTCGTTTGAATCAATATTACTTTTAGGTATTATCTGTTTATATTTATATTGATGGGTGAATATTGGATCAATTTGTCTAAGTTGCGAATCATCTAATACATACTCTGGGTCTTCAGGTAGTATTACTCCTTTTTCCTTAGCATTTTGAACTATGTCATAG
The Segatella copri DNA segment above includes these coding regions:
- a CDS encoding DEAD/DEAH box helicase — translated: MAQRITIQEYADIKGLMVYDIVQNAKEKGVILPEDPEYVLDDSQLRQIDPIFTHQYKYKQIIPKSNIDSNESAPKIFTLKKENQINKEPRVLGKIDLSSLNQSTRPKHRTKKEQNPKNLLSEETIAQLREFGNTHQNERFTGKVQRVMPHGAYVTVEKLSAFLYTKDVTWGYIDDINNFLYEGMEIEVTIIGYEEEKKKLRVGRKQLLDDPLLSQIDQFATGNEIQGIVKKISKSRAYIEIQNGAIVEASIPNGYTYPIGKTISGNIISIDISKHLVEIDITSQLMPKADHGSKQPKEKEQLKLDKNIAIVQFYDSRVNNFGKVLTNALGINNEDTSGKLYTFNLNERNWKSEVYPEEDVWIIMNPSTFRGRREAINGDWLTYDKNGLLLALPYRGIFAKIEGQDSKGSYHDHDVICHVVGKILRKPEGKEIVIETFAEYLSNYSNVECSQIIEEFLQDSNLLKQLIALLPELKSYTSDNGTYCNAIKSITATVENSIFTQKDISILQALPDDFDFSSCLTETIESLEKSSEEHLTEVRLWISAHTSILNALLANPTSLSMNLLYVISLITQNNSIYNDAGKPWNEAYKFLKEKSESEAFSFLIYYFSDKDKAFIEQANLIDELDYETSKKLVTKLLDNPQHHLEVLKLLAGRFIQNDFDIINNYILNGIDVRHIYPQIGEHLNTLIADKEPEVRSFFNLCINNNNQPADIISITASVKDELYVELFALTANPDNLNEIEDFDSIPLWINEQEPSFVSQFLLSCQKSFIDDEDKEAIAETLTSINSEKFRDSIIELSEDDQYKILQLCPETYAKDIVVRYFASTKLFDLFIGEQWKKLKSQIPYVAFDLESDGDTIKEFAFRKDESTKMYQGEEQLNTLLRALKGTEIIVGHRIKAWDLGCILSKKGFESNAFVWDTLEIEILLNPCRYSYALHTGHTAQEDTELVDRLFWNQLYRLSKNVSLCGELKDLLPAKINEILDVLRQPEFSDFFSKDSKEDNFYQVLTDTDEQVVSRIKAINDIDSKRLIIAPKRLWSRIAEYVDMKFVQKQEDIDYMSISKKMLHEKPLDDTFLNALLNRFVTMSKTPVVANLAQYLRLNYLSDNLLEEYVIESSGNVDCADMEFLRENSNLKNYEHIWFVGCEIENRVNQYSLPTHYSPSVFWLNDSSIPMRLGASSYIAVNKEERKLNIFNDVPSEAANVWIERTREGKYVVSYNYDFFSILESLNNGSEGVTIEIIPWITDSGNNNSIHLVYSGHGKGFDALQKRVSATSRYRATYWAYQMALLKDIHFYKDHRPIILLLEDSLEIEDVVSYARTLGFYIPDNGSLVRKLELIDHHENGMLVTSKNHFFDIVDWRRDTPYCYVWDNLAVEKHMMMWNGLTNEFNKSFLYDGIKEKGTSVAIGSAKDTYQSILLSIWPVYEYYYHFIKANSIESTMYVLDSFLEEYHFLSAVWGVSSYRVKQLWNKEEDFNDSLNICKTFFTDSSSIYENDSDIEKAKDLIFSILVNPEHDPEKKWSPIQAEIIPHILKRQGNYLVSLPTGGGKSVLFQGPALYNSAYTNKLSIVVTPLKALMQDQVKELGEKGFISNVDYLNGDRSYQEVKNIYRKINGGEIAILYVTPERFRSRAFLNALSSRMANDHGLEYMIFDEAHCISQWGMEFRPEYLNVIKICKKFKDTYGDDMCISMFSATVTDMIYDQINDVIPVKRLGQENDKKIYNPIRSHIKMDFKLVFHDIPHRLKEIVDYIIKNNIKAQDSRMLVFCKTRNQCEEMSLLLADELYKAEILSKELSTQAIGYFHAGMDGDDREETYKRFKDNNDPLYILCATKAFGMGMDIPNIHYIVHLMPPSVMEDYLQEVGRAGRNKKMYIDAGFSESNPIPTLCLFSKDDIKKAKEQLLQSTLSWKNLEEIRVAINSYITKIQSIDKTKEYPVVVPNTLWANGQFDYDFTDFKIGQYWLERMGRIKMGYLSPAHINITILDNNSADSNEETLEERIKRLSTSRSATYATAILAELRFIQTEQQNSNIQVSIQKLAAKLSMPSAKLLDSLIWCEKHKIIRIEQETRCHIAFTRLSEVSYMMDWNSHEVAFHIILNATRSLLLNNGLKLEKNYTLSDIRQFIKDSDTLEEIVKKVTKTDEDGNQSTEKYMTWYNENDKQNNKGLSIAHSYHDDLYKKRLRQVISLLEIIPDVKVQSYIDTKKKCVLQSVIVEKDTWKEFLNDFQADCLKTLEYINKCQSTIIRWSDAIVELGFENKGFVYFESLLRYLNGMAYISTDALLPTGIEIYTTDNSEEVILENVEPDSKDYQDKVAFDEAIEIRNLRLCVMDVLTTKIHSKQEFQELIGSYFSLKNSEDFKTLLSNYYEESDPIWDALRATAIKKAEKQLQDNPEQWAIYNENSNENVNVEAGPGSGKTHVLTLKCAKLIYHQHVNPKSILVLAYNRAVVVELKSRLAKLFASLGLSRSASQLHVYTFHSLAKRVCGDTALSGHEMNEWERILLRTIKNKPNDVRAAMPDLQYVFIDEFQDITQTRLNAMFGLKEIYNDLTFFTIGDKDQSIYGFEKEESMDPNYYYEQLYKTLSPKKMTMSTNYRSYPKILKEASRYLPATSHVPVPCKKNIENEPQSEYVYIYQDSREWSNDFGGYVQWLKEQGITDLAVFFRTNNEVYHGYSLIKALNLPGIRIRIQGASVCELYRMREIYAVLTLLDKECNKKIKLENNQTEYELKEKIAYWMSQRPNWDSFYMDFAFVLILDYLDFASTDEELHTYGDMADSIRETLKEDNPQLYKLYDDKRFQNRRILLDQQLNVVLTTMHKVKGLEFDAVIITPSVTSLPFNPTEDIDESTPLSSNDIEQIEEEKRLLYVAYTRARKYLFVYKGNREKAVENMRRFTSLEDQWGIRERKVGLDNYNIGFNAGYNFNGNKAIAYNVRKNDPVEIRRYRGMNRNGQQFTTYNIIHNGSIVGQLSRRSSIAHHMEADDIELLTGFFVSDVFYWTYDDTLVADRHAEEETGRNPNYALGWSQDAQKQGYIFIVNIAGYGK